A region of the Candidatus Uhrbacteria bacterium genome:
CGCCGACTATGTATCCGTCTCCATCACGCCCGATCAGGGCGGGGTGCGCTTTCTGAATACGGGAGCGACAAACGTCTACCTCGACCGTATCACCGTAGATGGAGAAGCCACTGTTTACAGCCAGCCGAGACAGATTGCCGCCAAAGCCGGAGAGGCTTCCACCTATTTCTCGCCAATCAACTTTGAAACAGCAAACAAAAAAGAATTCACGATCGTCCTTGAGCTGACCGATGAATTTGGAACGCGTTGGGTTTCTCGCCACGCCGGCTCTGCGGCGGATGAAGATCCCAAAACCGGACTATTTAACGTTTGGACGTATCGGACTTCGCGCGCACCTTAAGCCATTTGGCGACGAGCTTCTCCGCTTCGTCTTCATCCTTTACCCAGTGGATGCGCTGATCGCGTTTGAACCACGTTAATTGGCGTTTGGCGTATTGCCAGGTCGCACGCTTAGTTTTTTCTATCGCCTGCTCCAATGTCGATTCCCCTCTTATATAGGCCCCTAGTTCGCGATAGCCGATCGAGGTCATTGCCGGAGCATCCCAACCGATGCCGGATCCATTCAGACGGCGGATTTCATCAATCCAACCCGCCTCGACATAGGCTTCAACAGCAAGGTTGATGCGTTCTTTTAATTCCTCCCGCTCCCGTTTCAGACCAATCATCAGCGGGTCGATCACGGGCTTGGCGGCGCCCTTTTGCTCCGTAAACGGTTTGCCGGTGAAGGTTGTGACTTCTAGCGCACGAAGCACGCGGCGGGGATTCTTCATGTCAACGAGTTTTTCTGCCGCAGGATCAAGACGCAATAATAATTTTACAAGCTCCGCAAGCGTCTTTTTTTCCATCGCTTTTCGGAACGAGTCCTGCGGAGGCACGGCGGGGATTTGATAGTTGTCGACCAATGCTTGAATATACAAACCCGTGCCGCCGACGACAAACGGGAGCTTTCCGCGTTCTCGGATACCCCGGATCGCCGTCATGGCTTTTTCTTGCCACTCAGCAACTGTGAGCAGCTCCGAAGGAGGAAGGTAATCCATCAAGTAGTGCGGGATATCACCAAATAAATACATGCTTCTTCCGCCTTTAGAGGTGCGCTTTCCGCCGATCGGTTTACCGGTTCCGATATCAAATTCCCGATAGACTTGCCGGGCATCAGCATTGATAATTTCTCCCCCGAATTTTTTAGCTAGATGTATTCCGAGCAGCGTTTTTCCGCTAGAAGTAGGACCAATAATACATAAAACGCGCGGAAGAGCGCGTTTCGTACCTACGCTCGTTTTTCTCGAGCGGGTCTTGGTCTTGGCCTTTTGTCTGATAGCGGCCATTACTAAAAAGCTTAGCGGAGATCGACCTAAACAGCAAGTTCGCACTCCAATACCCATGATTTTCCTTCTGTGACCTTGGCGTTGATGAGCGAGCCGATCGGCGTGGATTCCGTGGCGCGTAAACGAGCCAATTTCATTTCACGCGTACAGCCGTAAGCAAAGCCGTGGTCGAGACGATCAACCAGGATCTCGACCGTGCCGCCGACCATCGCCTGGTTTTTGGCGAGCGAGGTCTGCTCCATTAATGTTTGAAGGTCGTCCCAACGGTCGCGTTTTTCTTCTTTGGAGATATCGTCGGCAAACAATTTTACGCCGAGCGTTCCGGAACGCGGAGAGTACTGCGCATTGTAGGAGATATCGTAATCGACATCTTTATAGAGCGAGATCGTTTCTTCAAATTGCTCACGCGTCTCTCCCGGAAAACCAACAATGATATCCGAGCCAAGCGCGATTTGCGGTCGGCGTTCTTTAATCTTGCGAATGACCTCAAGATATTGTTCGCGTGTATATTTACGATTCATGCGACGCAATACTTCATTTGATCCGGCTTGTACCGGCAAATGAAGATAATTCACCTGTTTTGGCAGACCGAGTGCATCGATGACTTCATCCGTCATCGAGTTTGGATGGGCAGCCGTCCAGTGGAGGCGGCGAAGTCCTTCGATTTGATTGATTTCCCAGAGCAAGGCGGCGAAATGGTCTTTGTAGGGATTTGCTTTTGAAAATGTTTCCGTGTCCCCTGCTTTGTAAGAGTTCACG
Encoded here:
- the miaB gene encoding tRNA (N6-isopentenyl adenosine(37)-C2)-methylthiotransferase MiaB, translating into MNKNDSERIAGLLDSLGFSSTENESIADLIIINTCSVRQSAENRVFGAQEKYLEYKKTKPEMIVAVTGCMPGRDKASSFKKQLPATDLYFPTPEMIHLPRWISELRPDLVNSDSLEDDYLKIHPLRAPSVQAYVTIQTGCNKFCTYCVVPYARGLERNRPAKDILDECRELVAHGVIEITLLGQTVNSYKAGDTETFSKANPYKDHFAALLWEINQIEGLRRLHWTAAHPNSMTDEVIDALGLPKQVNYLHLPVQAGSNEVLRRMNRKYTREQYLEVIRKIKERRPQIALGSDIIVGFPGETREQFEETISLYKDVDYDISYNAQYSPRSGTLGVKLFADDISKEEKRDRWDDLQTLMEQTSLAKNQAMVGGTVEILVDRLDHGFAYGCTREMKLARLRATESTPIGSLINAKVTEGKSWVLECELAV
- the miaA gene encoding tRNA (adenosine(37)-N6)-dimethylallyltransferase MiaA; the encoded protein is MAAIRQKAKTKTRSRKTSVGTKRALPRVLCIIGPTSSGKTLLGIHLAKKFGGEIINADARQVYREFDIGTGKPIGGKRTSKGGRSMYLFGDIPHYLMDYLPPSELLTVAEWQEKAMTAIRGIRERGKLPFVVGGTGLYIQALVDNYQIPAVPPQDSFRKAMEKKTLAELVKLLLRLDPAAEKLVDMKNPRRVLRALEVTTFTGKPFTEQKGAAKPVIDPLMIGLKREREELKERINLAVEAYVEAGWIDEIRRLNGSGIGWDAPAMTSIGYRELGAYIRGESTLEQAIEKTKRATWQYAKRQLTWFKRDQRIHWVKDEDEAEKLVAKWLKVRAKSDTSKR